Proteins co-encoded in one Corallococcus macrosporus genomic window:
- a CDS encoding DUF58 domain-containing protein: protein MSPGRPVPSGLAVALFAGALVPAALAVASPAFGWLALAVDVAVLLLCAVDFVRAPRARDVEAHREVEPILSSGVDNTVRWELRSRTDRPVRGELRDEPPLDVESHGHRQPFTLEASNASTRLTYRVRPPARGDARFGDVNLRLMGPLGLCSRQVKLPAARDVKVYPDLSALSREALTLARASEAVSARTLIRKSVEGREFESLREYRPGDDYRHIDWKSSARHGRTLVRTWQPERNQPVLLLLDCGRHMAGRVQGRRKLDHAVDAALRLARVSLDAGDVVGVLAFASDVRAFLPPRKGAEHLRLITESLYRAEAGLEESDYGRAFDFAFARQTRRALVVLFTDLVDPDASAALLTRTLALRPRHLPVVASLLDEDLEAAATDVPGDAPSAYARQAASRMEAEYRRTATTLRDAGALVVRAPARGFGAAALNVYLDVKARGRL, encoded by the coding sequence GTGAGCCCAGGGCGTCCCGTCCCCAGCGGCCTCGCCGTGGCGCTGTTCGCCGGGGCGCTCGTGCCCGCCGCGCTCGCGGTGGCGAGCCCCGCCTTCGGGTGGCTGGCGCTCGCGGTGGACGTGGCCGTGCTGCTCCTGTGCGCGGTGGACTTCGTGCGCGCGCCCCGCGCCCGCGACGTGGAGGCCCACCGCGAGGTGGAGCCCATCCTCTCCTCCGGCGTGGACAACACCGTGCGCTGGGAGCTGCGTTCGCGCACGGACCGGCCCGTGCGCGGGGAACTGCGCGACGAGCCGCCCCTGGACGTGGAGAGCCACGGCCACCGGCAGCCCTTCACGCTGGAGGCTTCGAACGCGTCCACGCGGCTGACGTACCGGGTGCGGCCTCCGGCTCGCGGCGACGCGCGCTTCGGCGACGTGAACCTGCGCCTGATGGGGCCCCTGGGGCTTTGCTCGCGGCAGGTGAAGCTGCCCGCGGCCCGCGACGTGAAGGTGTACCCGGACCTGAGCGCCCTGTCGCGCGAGGCGCTGACGCTGGCGCGCGCGTCAGAGGCCGTGTCCGCGCGCACGCTGATCCGCAAGTCGGTGGAAGGCCGCGAGTTCGAATCGCTGCGCGAGTACCGCCCCGGCGACGACTACCGCCACATCGACTGGAAGTCCTCCGCGCGCCATGGCCGTACGCTGGTGCGCACGTGGCAGCCGGAGCGCAACCAGCCGGTGCTGCTCCTCCTGGACTGCGGCCGCCACATGGCGGGCCGGGTGCAGGGCCGCAGGAAGCTGGACCACGCGGTGGACGCGGCGCTGCGGCTGGCGCGCGTGAGCCTGGACGCGGGGGACGTGGTGGGCGTGCTCGCCTTCGCCAGCGACGTGCGCGCCTTTCTGCCCCCGCGAAAAGGGGCGGAGCACCTGCGCCTCATCACCGAGTCCCTCTACCGCGCGGAGGCCGGCCTGGAAGAGAGCGACTACGGCCGCGCGTTCGACTTCGCGTTCGCCCGCCAGACGCGCCGCGCGCTGGTGGTCCTGTTCACCGACCTGGTGGACCCGGACGCGTCCGCCGCGCTCCTCACGCGGACGCTGGCCCTGCGCCCCCGGCACCTGCCTGTCGTCGCGTCGCTGCTGGACGAGGACCTGGAGGCCGCCGCCACCGACGTGCCCGGCGACGCCCCTTCCGCGTACGCACGGCAGGCCGCCTCCCGCATGGAGGCCGAGTACCGCCGCACCGCCACCACGCTGCGCGACGCGGGGGCGCTGGTGGTGCGCGCACCGGCGCGCGGCTTCGGCGCCGCTGCACTCAACGTGTACCTGGACGTGAAGGCGCGCGGACGGCTCTGA